A genome region from Chthoniobacterales bacterium includes the following:
- a CDS encoding FkbM family methyltransferase, with translation MKGIRLLKRLASAIKFEHTQESYAQAGEDRVLRFLFDLLGVPHPTYLDIGAHHPTYLSNTYLFYKQGARGVCVEPDPTLHQRIQQKRPRDVCLNIGVATGEDTSLEFYVFDNATMNTFSPEIRDEQIANGRVNTQCLQIPVANVNDVIEHHLPGVLHLVSLDTEGWDLIILQSFNFEKCRPTAFCIETLENTIERKIAPIIDFMISKNYRIFADTYLNTIFVDNNVWNARPSIAVQVDAVP, from the coding sequence TACGCGCAAGCCGGCGAGGATCGCGTTCTGCGATTTTTGTTTGATTTGTTGGGAGTGCCTCATCCGACTTACTTGGACATCGGGGCGCATCATCCCACCTACCTAAGCAATACCTATCTCTTTTACAAACAAGGTGCGAGAGGCGTCTGCGTGGAGCCCGATCCCACTCTACATCAGCGTATTCAGCAAAAAAGGCCCAGAGATGTCTGCCTCAACATTGGCGTCGCCACAGGCGAGGACACAAGTCTGGAATTTTATGTTTTCGACAATGCGACAATGAACACGTTCTCACCCGAAATTCGGGATGAGCAAATCGCCAATGGAAGGGTGAACACGCAGTGCCTGCAAATTCCCGTCGCAAACGTCAACGACGTGATCGAGCATCATCTCCCCGGGGTTCTTCATCTCGTTTCTCTCGATACCGAAGGCTGGGATTTGATAATCCTGCAAAGTTTCAATTTTGAAAAATGTCGCCCCACCGCGTTTTGTATCGAGACGCTGGAAAACACCATCGAACGCAAAATTGCGCCGATCATCGACTTCATGATCTCGAAGAACTATCGGATTTTCGCCGACACCTATCTGAACACTATTTTTGTCGATAACAATGTCTGGAACGCCCGTCCATCCATCGCCGTGCAGGTCGATGCGGTGCCGTAA